Below is a genomic region from Henckelia pumila isolate YLH828 chromosome 3, ASM3356847v2, whole genome shotgun sequence.
TACCACGGACCCCGTGCTACTTCAATCGGTATTTTGTTCCATAGTTTCGGTATAATGATGTGATGATAAAAGTTGCTCGTACTTCTTTCTTATATCGGTTATAAATCATTAAACTCtcgttaataaattttaaaactttattgAAAGGGGAAATTTTCGGTTAGAATTTATATTTAGGATTAAACATTTGAAACATGAAAGAGTAGTTcaaacttgattttggtgtaatGGTATTTTTGATGTAAGATTTGTCGTGAGAAAGATCTTTGATTAGAAAAAAGAATTTATTTATAACATAGTGGACTTTTCCCATTAAAACTTCATAAAAACATTATTGATTctcaaacaatataaattttactctTATGCATCCATCAATagaaaatatcacaaaaaaCTATGAAACGAATCcaatctataaaaaaaaatatttttttacgctTTTGATTATATCCCgcttataataaataaataaacgtaCGTGTCTCAATCAAGAACAAAATTACGTAATTGCTTACAAAAACAAAGCCAATCAAATCTTTGGGTTGATCGTTGGAAAATgatggatttttttatttttattttttatttttttgagaatAAAATGATGGATTTTTCATccgaaaaggaaaaaaaaaatctaatattaGGGGAGGGTCCCACTACCAATCAATCACCTGGTGCAAGCAGACAGATATAAAAATGTAGGAAATAATGAGCGTAGAAATTGGAGCAGCGTTGAATTTATTCTGCAGCTATGGATGCTCTTCGTTTGCTCTTCATTTCGTGCATCATCACTGCATCTTTTTCATCTGGGTTTGCGTCAAAGGTGAAGCTCGAGCTCTACTATGAGACCCTTTGCCCCTACTGTTCCAATTTTATCGTCAATTACCTGTACGACTTCCTTGAGTCCGACCTTGCTTCAATCACCGATCTGAAGTTCATCCCATATGGCAACGCTAAAATCAGTCCTAATGGAACCATCATCTGCCaggttttcattcttttctttgAAGATAATGAAATCTCCTTATGATCTCCGTTTTATCATTTCAGGCAGTGTATTTTTTCGTTTATTTTGATcttgttattgttattatggttatttttatttttatttttatttttggttatgTCATCGTTTTATCGAAGAGGTATGCAACCAAGTTGGATACTTGATAGGAAAGGGATTGCATTTGGTCTCCCTTGACCCTTGTCATTTCTTTGTTTTTAGGGACtagttaatttgattttaatttggcCCTTTGTTCCTGTCATGCATCAATTAGCAACCAAACAGCTGGAAAAACCGCCTGATGTTACTTGCCTTGGATAAAtgaacaaaaattttttttatcaaggtCCATAGAGAACAGTGGAAGCTAGCTTTCATTGGATAGCATATTGTGAATGACTTCAGACACTTTACTGACATCGAGTTTTTGTGGTTGCAGCATGGAATAAATGAATGCATACTGAACTTTGTGGAGGCATGCGCAATCGATGCCTGGCCAGATGTGGTTAGTGCTGCTTGGTCGAGGTTTTAGAACCTCTTATTATGTTTGCTGGCCTTTTAATGAACATGGCGAGGCTATATGATTGTTTTTTTTCCTGTGATGTGTGTTGAATTCGGATGTAGCCCTTGTCAGATTGTTGTTGGTGTCATGACTTGCATGTGCCCCAAGTAGTCTACTTCATTTTATCCATCTTGGACCATGGCCTTATTTAATGTTCAAGTTTGAAAgacatttttgtttttattttaatattggcCTCTGAACTTAatgttattattttgtctaCAAAATGTAGTTAGGATTTTGATGTCTTGTTTTCATCTTCTTTCCATCTTGTGATGCAgaaggatcattttccatttATCTACTGTGTGGAGAGTCTGGTGTACCACAAAAATTATTCCCATTGGCAAACATGTTTCCAGAAATTGAATTTGGATGCCTCTGCTGTGGCTTCTTGTTATGTCAGCGAGCGTGGGAAAGAGGTTAGCTCTCCTGCTCGCAGGATCTTAATAGTCACatgagttgattttattttgtgaGTGATTTGATTTGAAGTGGAGTTTAAGAATTTggtcttttaaaaattttacacTTTAAGATTCATGGTTTTGAAAAGTTGATAATTTAACTATAAAATCAAGTAAAGGAGACTTTAGTTTGACGTATATTTATAAGAATGTAAACCTTTTAACGGAATTGAGTCTACGTAATACGTAGATCTCTTTTTCTGCCAGATGAGCAATATTGCTTACCAAATCTTAGACTACCGAAATTTCCAATGAAAGTCTCAGGGCTAACTTATAGCATAAAGCTTTGCTAAACTATTATATACTATTGGAAAGTGAAATATTAATTAAActttaattccttaattatatattaaaattttgctCTCATTTTTTCTTATTAAATGCAATTTCATAATCACTTGCCTTAGTTGCCTAGCAGTAATCCTAATATATCTTAACATTTGTTGTACTTACAAAAAAAAAGGAGGCAGTGGAAATTGCGGTGCATTCGTGATGTAACTGATTAGCAAATGGCCGATGCATGTCCATGACGTTACTCGTTTTTTCACTTTGCATGCCAACTAATGATCCTTTTACATCTGAATATAATTTATGGTGCTTATGAAAAAAATTGGAGGCAGTGGAAATTGTGGTGCGTTTTTTATGTAATTAATTAGCAAATAGCTGATGCATGTGCATGACATGACTCATTTTTTACTCCACGTCTCTGCCATTGTCTGTTTATACCACATGCATTATCTCTACCAGATGTATTGTCTCTACCTGTTGTTTGTCTTTACCGTATCATTTGCTTTATCTCTACCGAATATGTAGTTTCTTCTGATTAATCTTCTTCAGCTTCGATGCATTCTTCGGCTTTTCTGGACTCTTTCGCCTCAGTGAATTCCTACTGCTTACTATATTTTTTCTGGTTGATCAAAATGAAAATTTCTGAGGTCCTTACAATTGTAAGGCATCCCGTATGCTAATTTTGCTCCTATTCAAGTCTAATACGCCACGAGTTCAACTTTTATTCTCGTTTGTGGAAATCTCTAGTAGATGTCATATGTTTCCTCAGCAGCCAATCTTAATTTACGGGAATGGTCTTGTACAATTAATTGACCCACTGATGGAAATTTCATCTGCTTTCCTTCCAAATAAGTGCCTCATAAAAAATCTGAGTGAAAGCTTAGAGAAAATTGGTGTTCCTACAATTTGATGTCCGAGATAATTTGGCAGAGGCCAAGCATTAGTATGCTGTTTCATGGAGGAAGGTCTCCATCAAAGGATTGGACTTCATCCTGAAACAGCAAAAAACCTACTAGGTTGGATTGTGTTTGAAACATATAGACGTTCTTATGATGATTAAGGTAGATATGCAAAATCGACGGACTGTTTCTGAGAATTTTTTGTTAACATTGTAGCTGAAAATTGATGAGTGGCAGATGCATGCTTCGAATTTCAATTTTTACAGTCCCATTTGTTCTCGAAATTAGACACACATGCTCCCTATCGATTTCCTTGCTTTACTGTATCAGGCCGACTATCAGCCTATCAGGCATATATTGGTTTCTTGGTTGTGCAGTTTCTGTGCTGGCATTGTTTGAAACaaaaatttatcatttattGCAGCTTGAACTAGCATATGCAGCTGAAACAAGTGCACTTCAACCACCTCATAAATATGTACCATGGGTTACTGTAGATGGGCAGCCGCTCTATGATGTAAGTATCCATTAAATTCCTTCCAAATTATGCCAATGAGTTGACAAAGACACAAAAACGAAAAGGTTCCAACTGCAGACGTTTGATGCTGCTTGATATTGATTATTGCTACATGGGATGATGAGATTGAATTATTCTCATGTTTATTTCCTACATTTGACGTTCTCCATGGTGCTGCAGGACTATCGAAACTTTATAAGCTACATCTGCGATGCTTATAAAGGAACCACCAAGCCATCTTCTTGCAGTGAATCATCAATGAGGAGAAGCATTCGAAAGGTGAAGATGGACTCAATGGCATCCCTGTATGCAGGAGTAACATACAAGTCAAAGATATCTGAAATCGGGCGATATATACTGAAATGGTTGGACCAGTGATCAAATGGTAGGTAGCTTCATCACCAGCTTTACTATGCTTAGTATTACTCCTGGGTTGCTTTTTTTGGTCTGAACATACAAATAGTCCAAAGGCCAACTGTTATCACCAGTTGTGTTCATACTTGTTCATCATGTTATGTTTTGTACTGTATATGTGTTACACATATTTAAACACAACATTGTATCCgatatattaaattattgtgtttcTCTTTGAGCATGCCCTAAGAATTAATTTCGATAACTTATATTTCATCTATCATCAAGGTCTCAAATTTGAGATGAAGTTAGTAGTTCCGGATCCAATTGTATAAACCCCTCCCCAAACTCGGGGAAAATATTTTGGGACACTGGATGTACAAATGATTTATGAATCATGATAGAAAGGAGTAATTTTTACTTTCGAAACTACAAATGAGCTACCAAATGTATGCCTATAGCCACTCCTAGGGGTATAAAATGTAAGATAAATACAAACTTGATGATAGTGTTTGTAATATTAGAAGTGACTGAATATTTCTccaaaatgaaaaagaagatttacagaaaaaaaaatagaatactAGAAAATGAAAGAAAGGATCTCTGAAAAATATACAAGGTAGAAGCAAAGGTCAACTTTATATCTTCTCAAAAAAAAGGTCAACTTTATATTTTGTCCGTctctctttttatttatttaatgttttCGAGTGTGACATTGGAtacttatgtttttatttttaagctGATGTAATTAATTCAAACGGATAAAAAGTTAATGCGGTGGCCGATGGTAATAATTAAATAGCGTACACACTGAAAGTTAGTTTGTAAAATTTAATGCATTTCATACTATAATATtcatttgtttatttaataaagtTACCATATAAGCGACAAATACAGAccatataaaagtaaataataCCAACAAATTCACATGGTTTAACTAGTTAGCGGGACTTGTATTTATAGATTATTGTGTTAGTAAGATATTTACTCGATACATATAGAAAAATTGTCGCGGTGAGTTTCATcaccatataaataaaataaaaattaattatgctAACAAAATTCTTGTGTTAGACTGTTAGCCATGAAACAATGTAGAAAATAAACGCGAGTGGTTAAAAAATATCGAGACATCAGAATTCGATAATCATATGTAAagtggttttttaaaaaagaaatgtgcaataaatcataaaaatatcTCATATTTTAGAACTTTTAATACTTTAATATAGTTATACATTAATTTAATTCCTGGCTGGCTATAGTCTTGCATGATATGGACTAGGCTTAGTTCAAGTGCTAAAATAGTCAAgagtatataaatattttaaatttgtttcataaaattaaaaaaaaaaattaacaaaaagaaCTGGAATCTTTCCTTCTCCTGTCAATATTAGATTATGCTGTACAGTCTTGGCTATTTCTGCTTTAGTCCAACAAGCCAACCTAAAAATTGAAACAAATAAATAGAAGACAAATACAATGATGTGTTTTCAGAggatgctttaattaatttgattaaaaTCACATTTTTATAACCCCTCTTTTCTCATCCCAAATTAAAGAATTTATTTCCTTTTCCATTTGTTCAAAATATATAGTTCAGTACCCAAAATTAGTACTCCTCTGTCCcatatatttaatattgaaaaattaaattttaaaaagaaattttcaattttaaacGTATGTTTCAATaggataaaaatatttttagaagtatttaatatatttaataatggAGATAgatcgataaaaaaaaatacgtagaataatattaaatatagtaggaactgaaatatgaaaatgaagaaaaaggaaatatggtgtttatataattatattatgcaCTTCCCATGAAAAAGTATGTGTGAAAGTATATATAAATCTATGTATATGGAACGAGAGAATAGTATTTTACAATGTCATAATTTAATCATAATGTATATATAGTACACTACTCGGTAGcaaaaattgaaataataataataataataataataataataataataataataataataataataataataataataataataataataataataataatgcgaTGTAGCAATAGGTACAAATTTATTGGGTGTTAGTTATTATATTTAATGATGATGATAGAttgttaaaataatatttaatgctgaaattgaattaaatatttggGATCGATggaaaatttttttgtttata
It encodes:
- the LOC140890568 gene encoding gamma-interferon-responsive lysosomal thiol protein-like, which translates into the protein MDALRLLFISCIITASFSSGFASKVKLELYYETLCPYCSNFIVNYLYDFLESDLASITDLKFIPYGNAKISPNGTIICQHGINECILNFVEACAIDAWPDVKDHFPFIYCVESLVYHKNYSHWQTCFQKLNLDASAVASCYVSERGKELELAYAAETSALQPPHKYVPWVTVDGQPLYDDYRNFISYICDAYKGTTKPSSCSESSMRRSIRKVKMDSMASLYAGVTYKSKISEIGRYILKWLDQ